The Brachyspira sp. SAP_772 genome includes the window GTCTCTATTGTGTTAATAACATAATCAACTTTACCAAGTCTTATAGTGTCTATTATATTTTGAAATCCTGTTTCATGAATCTTTGAAACTTCTTTTATATAAAGCCCCTCTTTTCTTAAGAAACTAGCAGTTCCTTTTGTAGCGTATATTCCGTATCCTATATTAGAAAATCTCTTTGCCATATCTATAATTTCAGATTTATCATTATCAGCTATTGTAAGAAGCACATTTCCTTGAAGAGGTATTTTTATTCCGCTTGCAATCAATGCTTTATAAAGTGCTTTTTCAAAGTTAATATCAAACCCTAATGCCTCGCCTGTACTTTTCATTTCTGGACCAAGTACTGTGTCTACTTTTCTTAATTTAGCAAAAGAAAATACAGGAGCTTTAACAAATACTTTGTTAGATTCTTTTTTATATAAATCATTATACCCTTGCTCTTTTAATGATTTGCCAAGTATACACATAGTAGCAATATTAGCCATAGGAACATTAGTTATCTTGCTTAAGAAAGGTACTGTTCGGCTGCTTCTAGGATTAACCTCAAGAACATACACATTATCATCTCTATCAACTATAAATTGTATATTGTAAAGCCCTATAAAATTAAATCCTTCTCCTATTCTTTTGGTATAATCAATAATACTGTCTTTCACTTTTTTAGAAATAGTTTGTGCTGGATATACGCTTATAGAGTCCCCAGAGTGAATACCAGCTCTCTCTATATGCTCCATTATACCGGGTATAAATACATTATGCTCACTGTCAGCAATGGCATCAGTTTCTATTTCTTTACCTACAATATATTTATCAATTAATATAGGAGCTTTATTGCTAACTTCTTTTACAGCAGTCTCCATATATATTTTTAAAGCAGCATCATTATAAACTATCTCCATAGCACGCCCTCCAAGTACATAACTAGGACGCACCAAAACAGGATAGCCTATTTTTTTCGCTATAACTAAAGCCTCATCAACAGTTATAGCAGTTTGCCCTTTAGGCTGAGGTATGTTTAGAGTTTTTAGCATCTCTTCAAACTCATGCCTGTCTTCTGCTCTGTTTATGTTCTCTAAAGAAGTACCAAGTATATTAACCCCATGCATTACAAGTTTTTCAGCTAAATTGATGGCAGTCTGACCTCCAAATTGAACAATAACTCCTTTAGGTTTTTCAAGCTTTACAATATGCATAACATCTTCTATGGTTAGAGGTTCAAAATAAAGTTTGTCAGATATTGAAAAGTCTGTTGATACAGTTTCAGGGTTATTGTTTATTACTATAGCCTCATATCCTGCTTCCCTTATAGTCATAACAGAATGCACAGTAGAATAATCAAACTCCACTCCCTGACCAATTCTTATAGGTCCAGAACCTAAAACTATAATGCTTTCTTTGTCACTTTTAATAGATTCATTTTCTTTTTCATAAGTAGAATAGAAATAAGGTGTTTCACTTTCAAACTCTCCTGCACAAGTATCAACCATTTTGTATACTGGAACAATACCATTTTCATGTCTTAATTTGTATATATCAATCTCTTCAACATTCCAAACTTTAGCTATATAGCTGTCTGAAAAACCTCTTTCTTTGCATTCTCTTAAAACTTCTATATCCATTTTGTTTTTAGATAATTTATTTTCTAATTCTATTATATTTTTTATTTTATCTAAAAAGAATTTATCAATATGAGTAATATCTATTATGTCTTTTATATCTTCTTTTCGTCTTAGAAGTTCAGCTATAATAAATATTCTCAAATCATCTCTTAACTCTATACGCTCCCATAGTTTTTTTGTGGTGTATTCAGAAACGTCTTTATGAATTATATGGTCGCATTTTATTTCAAGAGAGCGAACAGCTTTTAAGAATGATTCTTCAAAATTACGCCCTATGCTCATTACTTCACCTGTAGCTTTCATCTGTGTGCCTAATTGTCTGTCGGCATTTGGGAATTTATCAAATGGGAGTCTTGGGAACTTTGTAACTATATAATCAATAGAAGGCTCAAAACAGGCAAAACTTTTTTTAGTGATAGGGTTAAGTATTTCATCTAAAGTCATGCCTACTGCTATTTTTGCACTTATTTTAGCGATAGGGTAGCCTGTAGCTTTACTAGCCAAAGCACTTGAACGAGATACCCTAGGATTAACTTCTATTATATAATACTTAAAACTGTGAGGGTCTAATGCAAGCTGCACATTACATCCGCCGCATATTTTTAAAGCTCTTATTATCTTAAGGCTCACATTTCTAAGCATTTGATTTTCTCTGTCGCTTAATGTTTGACAAGGAGCAACTACTATACTGTCTCCCGTATGTATTCCAACAGGGTCAACATTTTCCATATTACATACAACTATTGCATTGTCATTATTATCACGCATAACCTCATATTCTATTTCTTTATACCCCGCAATGCTCTTTTCAACCAAACATTCATGAACAGGGCTTATTTTTAAACCAGTCTCACATATCTCAATTAATTCTTTTTCATTGCGTGCAAATCCGCCCCCAGTTCCTCCAAGTGTATATGCAGGACGCACCACCAAGTGATATCCTATTTTGTTTGCAAACTCTATTGCCTCTTCAACACTATGTACAATCACACTTTCAGGCACTGGCTCATTTATGTCATTCATAAGCTTCTTAAAAAGCTCTCTGTCTTCAGCACAGTTAATAGCATTCAAATCTGTTCCTAATACTTCAACATTATATTCATCTAATATTCCGCTTTCAGCAAGTTCAACAACTAGATTCAAACCTGTTTGCCCGCCCAAAGAACCTAATATAGCATCAGGCCTCTCTTTATAAATTATCCTCTTAGCAAAGTCCAAATTAATAGGCTCTATATAAACTTTATCAGCCACAGCCGCATCAGTCATTATTGTAGCAGGGTTTGAATTGATAAGTATAACTTCATATCCTTCCTCTTTTAAAGACTGACAAGCCTGTGTACCCGCATAGTCAAACTCAGCAGCCTGTCCTATAATTATTGGTCCTGAACCTATTACTAATATTTTTTTTATATCTGTTCTTTTAGGCATTTTTCTCTCCGTAATTATTATTCATCATATCAAT containing:
- the carB gene encoding carbamoyl-phosphate synthase large subunit, yielding MPKRTDIKKILVIGSGPIIIGQAAEFDYAGTQACQSLKEEGYEVILINSNPATIMTDAAVADKVYIEPINLDFAKRIIYKERPDAILGSLGGQTGLNLVVELAESGILDEYNVEVLGTDLNAINCAEDRELFKKLMNDINEPVPESVIVHSVEEAIEFANKIGYHLVVRPAYTLGGTGGGFARNEKELIEICETGLKISPVHECLVEKSIAGYKEIEYEVMRDNNDNAIVVCNMENVDPVGIHTGDSIVVAPCQTLSDRENQMLRNVSLKIIRALKICGGCNVQLALDPHSFKYYIIEVNPRVSRSSALASKATGYPIAKISAKIAVGMTLDEILNPITKKSFACFEPSIDYIVTKFPRLPFDKFPNADRQLGTQMKATGEVMSIGRNFEESFLKAVRSLEIKCDHIIHKDVSEYTTKKLWERIELRDDLRIFIIAELLRRKEDIKDIIDITHIDKFFLDKIKNIIELENKLSKNKMDIEVLRECKERGFSDSYIAKVWNVEEIDIYKLRHENGIVPVYKMVDTCAGEFESETPYFYSTYEKENESIKSDKESIIVLGSGPIRIGQGVEFDYSTVHSVMTIREAGYEAIVINNNPETVSTDFSISDKLYFEPLTIEDVMHIVKLEKPKGVIVQFGGQTAINLAEKLVMHGVNILGTSLENINRAEDRHEFEEMLKTLNIPQPKGQTAITVDEALVIAKKIGYPVLVRPSYVLGGRAMEIVYNDAALKIYMETAVKEVSNKAPILIDKYIVGKEIETDAIADSEHNVFIPGIMEHIERAGIHSGDSISVYPAQTISKKVKDSIIDYTKRIGEGFNFIGLYNIQFIVDRDDNVYVLEVNPRSSRTVPFLSKITNVPMANIATMCILGKSLKEQGYNDLYKKESNKVFVKAPVFSFAKLRKVDTVLGPEMKSTGEALGFDINFEKALYKALIASGIKIPLQGNVLLTIADNDKSEIIDMAKRFSNIGYGIYATKGTASFLRKEGLYIKEVSKIHETGFQNIIDTIRLGKVDYVINTIETNSKTHSDSLELRRASAENNISCITSLDTAYALLRVIESMNFSIMPIA